A genomic region of Nostoc sp. UHCC 0702 contains the following coding sequences:
- the tnpA gene encoding IS200/IS605 family transposase encodes MTNSLEPRHNNHSIGNAVVHLVWIPKRRRKVLVNEVAKRVRQIFYDLASYKDWDILALEIAPDHIHLFVEYQPTYAINQIVKFFKGRSSYLLRSEFPDLKKMPSMWTNSYFYSTAGNVSAAVIKKYIEDPHHK; translated from the coding sequence ATGACTAATTCGTTAGAACCTAGACACAACAATCACTCTATAGGTAACGCTGTCGTTCATCTGGTATGGATACCCAAGCGTAGACGTAAGGTGTTAGTGAATGAAGTAGCTAAACGAGTAAGACAGATATTTTATGATTTAGCTTCATATAAAGATTGGGATATTCTGGCTCTGGAAATAGCACCAGACCACATACATTTATTTGTGGAATATCAACCAACTTACGCGATTAATCAAATAGTTAAATTCTTTAAAGGCAGGTCATCTTATCTGCTTAGAAGCGAGTTTCCAGATTTAAAAAAGATGCCTAGTATGTGGACAAATAGTTATTTTTATTCAACTGCTGGAAATGTTAGCGCGGCAGTAATCAAGAAATATATTGAAGATCCTCACCACAAATAG
- the selD gene encoding selenide, water dikinase SelD, which translates to MQQYSQPIVKDVVLIGGGHSHAIVLRMFGMQPLPGVRLTLITPTSDTPYSGMLPGHIAGFYSHEECHIDLQKLANFAQAQLYIDEVVGLDLKNHKIICANRPLVHFDVLSVDIGSTPATISIPGAAEYAIAAKPVSNLLKHWYQLLETVANNTQEPISIGIVGGGAGGVELALAMQTHLHEILGQNQQSIKNLAIHLFQRDEKLLPNYHQSMQRLIQQIIAERGINLHLGETVCKIAPKHQQRFEVKCESGLMIECQKIFWVTQASAPQWLKTTGLATDEQGFILVEDTLQSQTHPEVFAAGDIATMVNHPRPKAGVFAVRQGKPLFENLQRFLLGKSLKPYRPQQQYLSLIGTGDKRAIATRGSFTLPPHQLLWRWKDWIDRRFMERLGNGDWGLGNGDWGMGKSFTNTQYPIPNTQYPLMRCAGCGSKVGGTILETVLSRIQQEQPIAKDRKDIIIGLDAPDDAAVIQIPKGQLLVQTIDYFRTLIDDPYIFGQISANHCLSDIFAMGATPTSVLAIATIPYAAPAKVEETLYQLLSGAVKVLNQAQAPLIGGHTTVGAELAFGLACNGLADPDKLLRKSGMQPGQILILTKALGTGVLFAAQMRGLAKGHWIDHAVESMLLSNQAAATCLLQHGATACTDVTGFGLLGHLIEMVQASHVAVELQLAAIPLLPGATATAQKGIFSSLQPENLQASLTIQNRLQVESHPNYPLLFDPQTAGGLLASIPEEQATHCVAALQTLGYQYTCVIGRITPPVMTQPITLIDKD; encoded by the coding sequence ATGCAGCAATACTCCCAGCCAATAGTTAAAGACGTAGTGCTGATTGGTGGCGGTCACAGCCATGCAATTGTACTCAGAATGTTTGGGATGCAACCTTTGCCTGGAGTACGGTTAACTCTGATAACCCCAACTTCAGATACACCATACTCTGGGATGTTACCAGGACACATTGCAGGATTTTACAGCCACGAGGAATGCCATATTGATTTGCAAAAATTGGCTAATTTTGCTCAAGCACAGTTATATATTGACGAAGTAGTTGGTTTAGATTTAAAAAACCACAAAATAATTTGTGCTAATCGTCCTCTGGTGCATTTTGATGTGCTATCTGTTGATATTGGTAGTACTCCCGCCACAATATCTATACCAGGTGCAGCAGAATATGCGATCGCAGCTAAACCAGTATCAAATCTATTAAAACATTGGTATCAGTTACTGGAAACAGTAGCTAACAATACTCAAGAACCGATTAGCATTGGAATTGTGGGCGGCGGCGCTGGTGGTGTGGAATTGGCACTGGCGATGCAAACTCATTTACATGAGATTTTGGGTCAAAATCAACAATCAATTAAAAATTTGGCAATTCATTTATTCCAACGTGATGAAAAACTGTTGCCTAATTATCATCAGTCAATGCAGCGTTTAATTCAGCAAATTATAGCTGAGCGTGGTATCAATTTACATTTGGGAGAAACTGTGTGTAAAATTGCACCCAAGCATCAACAAAGATTTGAAGTTAAATGTGAATCTGGGTTGATGATAGAATGTCAAAAAATTTTTTGGGTGACGCAAGCATCTGCACCGCAGTGGTTGAAAACAACAGGATTGGCGACTGACGAACAAGGCTTTATTTTAGTAGAGGACACCTTACAATCTCAAACTCATCCAGAAGTATTTGCTGCGGGTGACATTGCCACAATGGTAAATCATCCTCGCCCGAAAGCTGGCGTGTTTGCTGTGCGACAAGGTAAACCTTTGTTTGAGAACTTGCAACGCTTTTTATTAGGTAAATCGCTCAAGCCATACAGACCACAGCAACAATATTTAAGTTTAATTGGTACAGGAGACAAAAGAGCGATCGCCACACGTGGTTCTTTCACCCTACCACCCCACCAATTATTGTGGCGTTGGAAAGATTGGATTGACCGCCGCTTCATGGAAAGATTGGGGAATGGGGACTGGGGACTAGGGAATGGGGACTGGGGAATGGGAAAGAGTTTTACCAATACCCAATACCCAATACCCAATACCCAATACCCATTGATGCGCTGTGCTGGCTGTGGTTCTAAAGTGGGCGGTACGATTTTAGAAACAGTACTATCTCGCATTCAGCAAGAACAACCAATTGCCAAAGATAGAAAAGACATCATCATCGGTTTAGATGCACCAGATGATGCAGCGGTGATACAGATACCCAAAGGTCAATTGTTAGTGCAAACAATTGATTATTTTCGCACTTTAATTGACGACCCCTATATATTTGGGCAAATTAGCGCTAATCATTGCTTAAGCGATATTTTTGCAATGGGGGCAACTCCTACTAGTGTACTAGCGATCGCTACCATTCCTTACGCAGCACCCGCCAAAGTTGAAGAAACTCTCTATCAATTATTATCTGGTGCTGTCAAAGTCCTCAACCAAGCACAAGCACCGCTAATTGGTGGACACACTACCGTTGGTGCAGAACTAGCATTTGGCTTGGCTTGCAACGGTCTAGCTGATCCCGACAAGCTATTACGTAAAAGTGGAATGCAACCAGGACAAATACTAATTTTAACCAAAGCACTGGGAACTGGAGTTTTATTTGCTGCCCAAATGCGTGGTTTAGCCAAAGGTCACTGGATTGATCATGCTGTAGAATCAATGTTGTTATCAAATCAAGCTGCGGCAACATGTTTATTACAACATGGGGCGACAGCTTGCACAGATGTTACAGGTTTTGGCTTGCTGGGACACTTGATAGAAATGGTGCAAGCTTCCCACGTTGCAGTTGAGTTGCAACTTGCAGCCATCCCCCTATTACCAGGGGCAACCGCAACAGCACAAAAAGGGATTTTTAGCTCACTTCAACCAGAAAATTTACAAGCATCCCTAACAATTCAAAATCGCTTGCAAGTTGAATCTCACCCCAATTATCCTTTATTATTCGACCCACAAACCGCTGGCGGTCTTTTAGCCTCCATCCCAGAAGAACAAGCTACCCACTGTGTAGCTGCACTCCAAACTTTGGGGTATCAGTATACTTGTGTAATTGGTCGCATCACGCCACCAGTGATGACACAACCAATTACTTTGATTGATAAAGACTAA
- a CDS encoding pentapeptide repeat-containing protein: MLTVILNAYYSAKKQLTLNQVPYINMIPGILFKQDKLQNSSYKALKECLRIAIEHLNNPKIEHRLAAIYDLEQFAHNYPQLHWKIMEILANFVRNNTSDMSQDEYKSQPSPTICTDIQVALTVIGRRDAQKDPENEQLDLSHTELRGANLNEANLELTNLYRVNLSGANLAGANFSGAILSAANLSNANLAGANFSGAILSAANLSNANLAGAKLCRVNLYLANLCGANLRDAILEGANLREAKLSTNF; encoded by the coding sequence ATGTTGACAGTAATTCTGAATGCTTACTACTCAGCGAAAAAGCAATTAACATTAAATCAAGTACCATATATCAACATGATACCTGGGATACTTTTTAAACAAGATAAATTGCAAAATTCTTCATATAAAGCGCTCAAAGAATGCTTAAGAATAGCAATAGAACATTTGAATAACCCAAAAATTGAGCATCGGCTGGCGGCAATCTATGATTTAGAACAATTTGCTCATAATTATCCACAACTTCACTGGAAAATCATGGAAATACTTGCTAATTTTGTGCGGAATAATACTTCTGACATGAGTCAAGATGAGTACAAAAGCCAGCCATCACCCACAATTTGTACAGATATTCAAGTAGCTCTTACCGTTATTGGTAGGAGAGATGCCCAGAAAGACCCAGAAAATGAACAACTAGATTTAAGCCATACTGAGTTAAGGGGGGCAAACCTGAATGAAGCTAACCTAGAACTGACAAACCTTTACCGAGTTAATCTTTCTGGGGCTAACCTTGCAGGAGCAAACTTTTCAGGGGCAATTCTCAGTGCAGCCAACCTCAGCAACGCTAACCTTGCAGGAGCAAACTTTTCAGGGGCAATTCTCAGTGCAGCCAACCTCAGCAACGCTAACCTTGCTGGCGCGAAGCTTTGTAGAGTCAACTTATATTTAGCTAATCTGTGTGGGGCAAATCTTCGTGATGCCATACTAGAGGGCGCAAATTTACGTGAGGCTAAATTATCTACAAACTTTTAA
- a CDS encoding pentapeptide repeat-containing protein produces the protein MSANKPDKFLRSLIVITIIFAVVLTLIVFASSNTKGLSITQQMQYKNQTFIASAIVFLGLAVMVNAYYAAKRTEAMQKNALAEILHWRLAAEKKIEMSLENAKLNQERLVTERFMAAITQLGHERIEIRTSAIYVLERIAQDFPQEHWTIMEILTAFVRENAPVREQAQHREEDLLPKYWNKQRSKERLTQLPEIKMHEPSPKIRRDIQAALTAIARRNYLIEQQNQKLDLRNTDMMQVDLLGANLQGVDLRGCDLSGADLRSSDLSGADLEGARLIGTILYEAKLVKTNLRGAKLCWANLNRANLSWATLHHANLFAASLRGANLQGANLYKANLQQATLKVANLSGAKLFLANLQGAKLAKANLHFSGLIGANLTGANLNAADLTGANLNAAKLHHTEVFFANLTEASFTEADLHKANLMGANLHRAVFYDADLSKANLIGANFSDANLRDVKLEGAVLTGAKNLELQQIKMALGDRTTRLPDYIEAPIHWRQSS, from the coding sequence ATGTCTGCTAATAAGCCAGACAAATTCCTACGTTCGTTAATAGTTATAACAATTATATTTGCTGTCGTACTGACTTTAATTGTTTTCGCATCTTCTAATACCAAAGGATTATCAATTACGCAACAGATGCAGTATAAAAATCAAACATTCATTGCCAGTGCCATAGTTTTTTTAGGATTGGCAGTCATGGTGAATGCTTATTATGCAGCAAAGCGTACCGAAGCTATGCAGAAAAATGCTTTAGCTGAGATTCTCCATTGGCGGCTAGCTGCCGAGAAAAAAATTGAAATGAGCTTGGAAAACGCCAAACTCAATCAAGAGAGGTTGGTGACAGAACGCTTTATGGCAGCAATTACTCAGCTGGGACATGAGAGAATTGAAATCCGCACAAGCGCAATTTATGTTTTAGAAAGAATCGCCCAGGATTTTCCGCAAGAACACTGGACAATTATGGAAATCCTCACAGCTTTTGTGCGAGAGAATGCTCCTGTCCGTGAACAAGCACAACACAGGGAAGAAGACTTATTACCAAAATACTGGAATAAACAAAGAAGCAAAGAGCGACTGACGCAACTGCCAGAAATCAAGATGCATGAACCATCCCCAAAAATTCGCAGGGATATTCAAGCAGCTTTGACTGCGATCGCACGGCGCAATTATTTGATAGAACAGCAAAATCAGAAACTCGATTTACGTAATACAGACATGATGCAAGTAGACTTGTTGGGAGCCAACCTCCAAGGGGTAGATTTGCGTGGTTGCGATCTCAGCGGTGCAGATTTACGTAGTTCAGACCTCAGCGGCGCAGACCTTGAAGGTGCTAGACTGATTGGGACTATTCTTTATGAAGCCAAATTGGTAAAAACAAATTTGCGGGGAGCCAAACTTTGTTGGGCAAATTTGAATCGAGCTAATTTGAGTTGGGCAACTTTGCACCACGCTAACTTGTTTGCAGCAAGTCTGCGTGGTGCAAACTTACAAGGGGCAAACCTTTACAAAGCCAACTTACAACAAGCTACTTTGAAAGTTGCTAACTTGTCTGGGGCAAAGCTGTTTTTAGCCAACTTGCAAGGAGCAAAACTAGCTAAAGCCAACTTGCATTTTTCAGGTTTAATTGGCGCAAACCTGACTGGGGCAAATTTGAATGCTGCTGATTTGACTGGGGCAAATTTGAATGCTGCCAAACTACATCATACAGAAGTGTTTTTTGCCAATTTGACTGAAGCCAGCTTTACCGAAGCAGATTTACATAAAGCAAATTTGATGGGAGCCAATTTGCATCGGGCGGTTTTCTATGATGCTGATCTTTCCAAGGCTAACTTGATAGGAGCTAACTTTAGTGATGCCAATCTCCGTGATGTCAAACTCGAAGGTGCAGTTTTGACAGGAGCGAAAAATTTAGAATTACAACAGATTAAAATGGCACTTGGCGATCGCACTACTCGCCTTCCTGATTATATCGAAGCACCAATACATTGGCGGCAGTCTAGTTAA
- a CDS encoding DUF559 domain-containing protein, with product MNNPTPRQPSPRKEEGYRNIIVGQKINSVKVQRAKELRRQMTPEEKILWQHLRTNRLHGLHFRRQQIIDGFIADLYCHVAGLVIEVDGKIHEQQAEYDAERDKVLSARGLRLLRIKNEEVRQELDQVLMRISKACCQET from the coding sequence ATGAATAATCCAACACCACGCCAACCCTCACCACGGAAAGAGGAAGGATATCGCAATATTATCGTTGGACAAAAAATAAACTCAGTAAAAGTGCAACGTGCTAAAGAACTTCGTCGCCAAATGACACCAGAAGAAAAAATACTTTGGCAACATCTTCGTACTAATCGTTTGCATGGTTTACACTTTCGCCGTCAGCAAATTATTGACGGGTTTATTGCAGATTTATACTGTCACGTGGCTGGATTAGTCATAGAAGTGGATGGGAAAATTCATGAACAACAAGCTGAATATGATGCAGAACGTGACAAAGTTTTGTCAGCAAGGGGATTACGGTTGTTGCGGATTAAAAATGAAGAGGTGAGACAAGAACTTGATCAGGTTTTGATGCGTATTTCTAAAGCTTGTTGTCAAGAGACCTAA
- a CDS encoding helix-turn-helix transcriptional regulator yields MVKAGKALKRVLETYGITQNRLAVVMGVNRSSVFGWVNEIADPPGDTVVKIRKALQEIEPAAALEFVRLFWGDLEEDEE; encoded by the coding sequence ATGGTCAAAGCAGGAAAAGCCCTCAAACGGGTACTAGAAACTTATGGCATCACCCAAAATCGATTGGCTGTAGTTATGGGAGTCAATCGTTCCAGTGTTTTTGGCTGGGTGAATGAAATTGCAGATCCGCCAGGTGATACGGTGGTAAAAATTCGCAAGGCGCTTCAAGAAATTGAGCCTGCTGCGGCTCTTGAGTTTGTCAGGTTGTTCTGGGGAGATTTGGAAGAAGATGAGGAATAA
- a CDS encoding type II toxin-antitoxin system RelE/ParE family toxin: MWQVEYTKRFLKELAALPLEIQSRVEPIVFQELESENPFELGYLEKLKGYSDKYKIRVGDYRIGITIVQETKTLVCQRVAHRKDIYRIFP, translated from the coding sequence ATGTGGCAAGTTGAATATACAAAGCGATTCTTAAAAGAACTTGCTGCTTTACCATTGGAGATTCAAAGCCGTGTAGAACCTATCGTGTTTCAAGAGCTTGAATCAGAAAATCCTTTTGAATTAGGATATCTTGAAAAACTCAAAGGCTACAGTGATAAATATAAGATTCGCGTCGGTGACTATCGTATTGGTATCACTATCGTTCAAGAAACAAAAACCTTAGTCTGCCAACGGGTTGCTCACCGCAAAGACATTTACAGAATTTTTCCTTGA
- a CDS encoding type II toxin-antitoxin system MqsA family antitoxin, with protein sequence MLCDICGNQGIRIRRITRTYGKDKDLLVIENIPVLTCSHCGESYLTAEILHEIEQIKLNRKSLAVERPVEVANFG encoded by the coding sequence ATGCTGTGTGATATTTGTGGAAACCAAGGTATACGAATTCGCCGGATTACTAGAACCTATGGTAAGGATAAAGACCTGCTAGTAATAGAAAACATTCCTGTGCTAACTTGTTCTCATTGCGGCGAAAGCTACCTGACAGCAGAAATCCTTCACGAAATCGAGCAAATTAAACTTAACCGTAAAAGTTTGGCTGTTGAACGTCCTGTAGAAGTAGCTAATTTTGGTTAG
- a CDS encoding type II toxin-antitoxin system VapC family toxin: MNGDRLFLDTVFIQALLNKNDQYHTQAQALLSRVRNATEVWLTEAILIEVGNALSAINRRGAVQFIEQCYKTDNIRIVSVDTPILNRALQLYNSRQDKSWGLTDCISFIVMQNQELIDAVTADIHFVQAGFRALLRK; encoded by the coding sequence ATGAACGGCGATCGCCTGTTTTTAGATACTGTGTTTATTCAAGCCTTACTTAATAAAAATGACCAATATCATACTCAGGCTCAAGCATTGCTATCACGAGTGCGAAACGCTACCGAAGTATGGTTAACTGAAGCAATTTTGATAGAAGTTGGCAATGCATTGAGTGCTATTAACCGCAGAGGAGCAGTTCAGTTTATTGAGCAGTGCTATAAAACAGACAATATAAGAATTGTAAGTGTAGATACACCAATCCTCAATCGTGCGCTACAACTTTATAACAGTCGTCAAGATAAAAGTTGGGGTTTGACAGACTGCATTTCATTTATTGTCATGCAAAATCAAGAATTAATAGATGCAGTTACAGCTGATATACATTTTGTCCAAGCAGGTTTTCGAGCTTTACTACGGAAATAA
- a CDS encoding type II toxin-antitoxin system HicB family antitoxin, translating into MKSLQDYTTVIRPNDNGTFVAYVPAIPGCHAWGQTPDEARTELVYVFEMIQEENS; encoded by the coding sequence ATGAAGTCCCTACAAGACTACACCACCGTTATTCGCCCTAATGACAATGGCACATTTGTCGCCTATGTACCAGCAATTCCTGGTTGTCACGCTTGGGGACAAACCCCAGATGAAGCCCGTACTGAACTTGTCTATGTTTTTGAAATGATTCAAGAAGAAAATTCATGA